In Geminocystis sp. NIES-3708, a single window of DNA contains:
- a CDS encoding peptidylprolyl isomerase, translating into MSINVNSLNPIVVNINSNDTTVNLFQNFDDPFTTGKVANFDLRENSIGAGEINIVLFDQPGQGAPITVNNFIKYANDGDYINTIIHRSIANFIIQGGGFTVNNLRVGNVPADAPIVNEFSPNRSNTRGTIAMAKLGNNPNSATNQWFFNLGNNASNLDNQNGGFTVFGQVLPGNNLTTIDAIASLPVVNGSNINAAFTDLPVNIFNVDVNNIQINEDDDFVRFEDIFINNLPELTFTVENNTNPNLVSARIDENGRLKLNYFNNIQGVADITVKATNLLGESTTDTLRVSVVNNPSLPSGNLNTSFNRFQNKNLPGTYLFASEIESRNIRASFPNFVEEGVAFQVSETPDDGLIVFNRFQNKNLPGTYLYAGEKESQGIRQNFPNFVEEGIAFYAYGGDANKGVDFYRFQNTQQPGTYIFVGEQERQNILANFPNFVEEGVAFEVRV; encoded by the coding sequence ATGAGTATTAATGTTAATTCTTTGAATCCTATCGTTGTCAATATCAATAGTAATGATACAACGGTTAATTTATTTCAAAATTTTGATGATCCTTTTACGACAGGTAAGGTAGCTAATTTTGATTTACGGGAAAATTCTATCGGCGCAGGAGAAATTAATATTGTACTTTTTGATCAACCCGGACAAGGTGCACCTATTACCGTTAATAATTTCATTAAATACGCTAATGATGGTGATTATATAAATACGATTATTCATAGATCTATTGCTAATTTTATCATTCAAGGCGGTGGTTTTACCGTTAATAACTTGAGGGTTGGTAATGTTCCTGCCGATGCACCTATTGTCAATGAATTTAGCCCTAATCGCTCTAATACTAGAGGTACTATTGCCATGGCAAAGTTAGGGAATAATCCTAATAGTGCTACAAATCAATGGTTTTTTAATTTGGGTAATAATGCTAGTAATCTTGATAATCAAAATGGTGGTTTTACGGTTTTTGGTCAAGTTTTACCCGGTAATAATTTAACTACCATTGATGCTATTGCTAGTTTACCTGTAGTAAATGGTAGTAATATTAATGCTGCTTTTACTGATTTACCTGTCAATATTTTTAATGTTGATGTCAATAATATCCAAATTAATGAAGATGATGATTTTGTTAGATTTGAAGATATTTTTATTAATAATCTACCTGAATTAACTTTCACCGTCGAGAATAATACTAATCCTAATCTTGTCAGTGCAAGGATTGATGAAAATGGTCGTCTTAAGTTAAATTATTTTAACAATATTCAAGGTGTCGCTGATATTACTGTTAAAGCCACAAACTTACTCGGAGAATCTACCACTGATACTTTAAGAGTTTCTGTTGTTAATAATCCGTCTCTTCCTAGTGGTAATCTAAATACTTCTTTTAATCGTTTTCAGAATAAAAATCTTCCCGGCACATATTTATTTGCTAGTGAAATAGAAAGCAGAAATATTCGTGCAAGTTTTCCTAATTTTGTGGAAGAAGGGGTTGCTTTTCAAGTAAGCGAAACACCCGATGATGGTTTAATCGTTTTCAATCGCTTTCAAAATAAAAATCTTCCCGGTACATATTTATATGCTGGAGAAAAAGAAAGTCAAGGTATTCGCCAGAATTTTCCTAATTTTGTAGAAGAAGGAATCGCTTTTTATGCTTATGGTGGAGATGCGAATAAGGGAGTTGACTTTTATCGTTTTCAAAATACTCAACAACCAGGTACATATATATTTGTAGGAGAACAAGAAAGACAAAATATTCTCGCTAATTTCCCTAATTTTGTAGAAGAAGGGGTTGCTTTCGAGGTGAGAGTTTAA
- the gltX gene encoding glutamate--tRNA ligase — MSVRVRIAPSPTGNLHIGTARTAVFNWLFARHHEGTFILRVEDTDLERSKPEYTDNIKSGLSWLGLYWDEGPFFQTERLDFYRQAIQTLLDKGFAYPCYCTSEELETMREIQKANNQAPRYDNRHRNLSSEDIAKFEAQGRKPVIRFKIEDHEQIIWHDLIRGKVSWQGSDLGGDMVIARTPEKDGDRFGQPLYNLAVVVDDIDMNISHVIRGEDHIANTAKQILLYQALGAKVPEFAHTPLILNSEGKKLSKRDGVTSIDDFRKMGFIAPALVNYMTLLGWTSPDTEEIFSLSEAATKFSLERVNKAGAKFDWDKLDWLNSQYLHKLSSEELLPLLIPYWQEAGYQFNLENDHDWLLQLTGLIAPSLTRLTDGVKEAQLFFADGVSLTQEAEEFLTQEGVKEVLKAVITATKSDLASSEANDIIKQITKDLKVKKGLVMRSLRVGLTGELHGPDLIQTWLLLNRKAIDQTRLESTINN, encoded by the coding sequence ATGTCCGTTAGAGTCAGAATTGCACCATCACCTACAGGTAATTTACATATAGGTACAGCACGTACAGCCGTATTTAACTGGTTATTTGCAAGACATCATGAAGGTACATTTATATTAAGAGTTGAAGATACTGATTTAGAAAGATCAAAACCCGAATACACTGATAACATTAAATCTGGTTTAAGTTGGTTAGGACTATATTGGGATGAAGGACCATTTTTTCAAACTGAGAGATTAGATTTTTATCGTCAAGCCATTCAAACTTTACTTGATAAAGGTTTCGCTTATCCTTGTTATTGCACTTCTGAGGAATTAGAAACCATGCGAGAAATCCAAAAAGCTAATAATCAAGCACCTCGCTATGATAATCGTCACAGAAATTTATCATCAGAAGATATTGCAAAATTTGAAGCACAAGGACGTAAACCCGTAATTAGATTTAAAATCGAAGATCATGAACAAATTATTTGGCATGATTTAATTAGAGGCAAAGTGTCATGGCAGGGTAGTGATTTAGGTGGTGATATGGTAATTGCTCGTACTCCTGAAAAAGATGGTGATCGCTTTGGACAACCCTTATATAATCTAGCGGTAGTAGTGGATGATATTGACATGAATATTAGTCATGTGATTCGAGGAGAAGATCATATTGCTAATACAGCCAAACAAATTTTATTATATCAAGCATTAGGTGCAAAAGTGCCTGAATTTGCTCATACGCCCTTAATTTTAAACTCTGAAGGCAAAAAATTATCAAAACGTGATGGTGTAACTTCCATTGACGATTTCCGAAAAATGGGATTTATTGCCCCAGCTTTGGTTAATTATATGACACTTTTAGGGTGGACTTCTCCAGATACAGAAGAAATATTTAGCCTATCTGAAGCTGCCACTAAATTTAGTTTAGAAAGAGTTAATAAAGCAGGAGCAAAATTCGATTGGGATAAGTTAGATTGGTTAAATAGTCAATATTTACACAAGTTATCATCAGAAGAATTATTACCCTTATTAATTCCTTATTGGCAAGAAGCTGGTTATCAATTCAACCTCGAAAATGATCACGATTGGTTATTACAACTTACTGGTTTAATTGCACCTAGTTTGACTCGTCTTACAGATGGAGTGAAAGAAGCACAATTATTTTTTGCTGATGGCGTTAGTTTAACTCAAGAAGCCGAAGAATTTTTAACTCAAGAAGGAGTAAAAGAAGTTTTAAAAGCAGTAATTACTGCCACTAAATCTGATTTGGCTTCCTCGGAAGCAAATGATATTATCAAACAAATTACTAAAGATTTAAAAGTCAAAAAAGGTTTAGTAATGCGATCGCTTCGAGTAGGTTTAACAGGAGAATTACATGGTCCTGATTTAATACAAACATGGTTATTATTAAATCGAAAAGCCATTGATCAAACTCGTTTAGAATCAACCATTAATAACTAA
- a CDS encoding DUF3120 domain-containing protein, whose product MLNNTLLSQLTTFFPTFRDNFLDFLFSWWWQKEKRQNLIVFSASAFLVSIPVFFQAPLVRIFPWLSLILTLVWFQLSSYWKRQPQTYLWGDILWGFSWSWLCGSIYWGWLRYNPAIHIPIEAIGLPFALWCIWKGWGLIGNYFYLGSLIGTAITDLYFYIAGLIPYWQEIMISDPTLVKPILQGAIAQVQTAWGISWAVLLANLLLGISLYALVKKETHYIAFAGAVLATIFTDALFLVAAYIGIG is encoded by the coding sequence TTGTTAAATAATACCCTATTATCACAATTAACTACTTTTTTTCCTACTTTCAGAGATAATTTTCTTGATTTTCTCTTCAGTTGGTGGTGGCAAAAAGAAAAACGTCAAAATCTCATTGTTTTCTCGGCTTCAGCTTTTTTAGTATCTATTCCTGTGTTTTTTCAAGCACCTTTGGTGAGAATTTTCCCTTGGCTTAGTCTTATTTTAACCCTTGTTTGGTTTCAACTTAGTTCTTATTGGAAACGTCAACCACAAACTTATCTTTGGGGTGATATTCTCTGGGGTTTTAGTTGGAGTTGGCTCTGTGGTTCAATTTATTGGGGATGGTTACGTTATAATCCAGCTATTCATATTCCCATTGAGGCTATCGGTTTACCTTTTGCTTTATGGTGTATCTGGAAAGGTTGGGGTTTAATTGGTAATTATTTTTATCTTGGCTCATTGATCGGTACTGCCATTACTGATTTATATTTTTATATAGCTGGTTTAATCCCCTATTGGCAAGAAATTATGATCAGTGATCCTACTTTAGTTAAACCTATTTTACAAGGTGCGATCGCTCAAGTTCAAACAGCATGGGGAATTAGTTGGGCAGTGTTATTAGCTAATCTACTTTTAGGCATTAGTTTATATGCCTTGGTAAAAAAAGAAACTCACTATATTGCCTTTGCTGGCGCAGTTTTAGCTACTATTTTTACTGATGCTCTATTCTTAGTTGCTGCGTATATTGGTATTGGTTAA
- a CDS encoding TrkA family potassium uptake protein, which produces MAINNQQPSNNSNQRFKNIFSLDLSSLKFLNNLRKESRQFGVIGLGRFGRAVCETLYNMGYDVLGVDVDEKLVAQALTDKIASSAIRLDCTEVSALKEAGILELDTVIVAIGNYLEESIITTLNVKEAGVKYIVAKASSTTHGKLLKKVGADLVVYPEHQAGCELAYTLTKPGILDRFELDPDNSIVEVSIPPEFDSKTLAEVKLRSHYGLNVLAVGNDDKFIINPPPNYVLTKGLSMVVIGSNKDINKL; this is translated from the coding sequence ATGGCAATCAATAATCAACAACCCTCGAATAATAGCAATCAAAGATTTAAAAATATCTTTAGTTTAGATCTTAGTTCTCTGAAATTTTTAAATAATCTCCGCAAAGAAAGTCGTCAATTTGGGGTAATCGGTTTAGGTAGATTTGGGAGGGCTGTATGTGAAACCCTTTACAATATGGGCTATGACGTTTTGGGTGTAGATGTCGATGAAAAATTAGTCGCCCAAGCTTTGACTGATAAAATTGCTAGTAGTGCCATTCGTCTTGATTGTACCGAAGTTAGTGCCTTAAAAGAAGCCGGTATTTTAGAATTAGATACTGTTATTGTCGCCATCGGCAATTATTTAGAAGAAAGTATTATTACCACTCTTAACGTCAAAGAAGCAGGAGTAAAATATATTGTTGCCAAAGCATCTTCTACAACTCACGGTAAATTATTGAAAAAAGTCGGTGCTGATTTAGTGGTTTATCCTGAACATCAAGCTGGTTGTGAATTAGCTTATACTCTAACTAAACCAGGAATACTTGATCGTTTTGAATTAGATCCGGATAATAGTATTGTTGAGGTATCTATTCCTCCAGAATTTGACAGCAAAACTCTAGCGGAAGTAAAACTACGCAGTCATTATGGCTTAAATGTATTAGCTGTGGGAAATGATGATAAATTTATTATTAATCCCCCGCCAAATTATGTTTTAACGAAAGGATTATCAATGGTTGTCATCGGTTCAAATAAAGATATTAATAAACTATAA
- the murC gene encoding UDP-N-acetylmuramate--L-alanine ligase: protein MKEIDLSGKPFHFIGIGGIGMSALAYILAKRDLPVSGSDLRTTHITERLESVGAQIFTSQTAENLEKIKQHHSSLNLFAHSNPKSNNYQTQVICSTAINDNNIEYQEAINQGYPIYHRSDLLAALIKDYQSIAVAGTHGKTTTSSLIGYMLLECGLDPTVIIGGEVNAWEGNARLGESAYLVAEADESDGSLVKHHPQFGIITNIELDHPDHYESLEQLVNIFQEFSAQSNTVIACIDCPVIKENINATLTYSLNSDSNANYIAKKLTHTPYGSQAEIWENGHLLGDISLLLSGDHNISNALATIAVGRKLGLDFNIIAQALSTFEGAKRRFEHRGTYQGGTLIDDYAHHPSEIRCTLQAGRARLPQYNAKRLVAIFQPHRYSRTATFLEEFAQCFAEADVVILTDIYSAGETNTTGIDGKKVAETLKKYHPKVYYHDNLSTITAFLADFLETQDLTLFLGAGNLNQTIPQLLKLNHESLAQAA from the coding sequence ATGAAAGAAATAGATTTAAGCGGAAAGCCGTTTCATTTTATCGGCATTGGTGGCATTGGAATGTCTGCTTTAGCCTATATTTTAGCAAAAAGAGACCTGCCAGTATCTGGCTCTGATCTTCGTACTACTCATATAACCGAACGTTTAGAATCAGTAGGTGCTCAAATTTTTACCAGTCAAACCGCTGAAAATCTTGAAAAAATAAAACAACATCATTCTAGTCTCAATCTCTTCGCCCATAGCAATCCTAAAAGTAATAACTATCAAACTCAGGTCATTTGTTCTACTGCGATTAATGATAATAATATTGAATATCAAGAGGCGATAAATCAAGGTTATCCTATTTATCATCGTTCTGATTTATTAGCGGCGTTAATTAAAGATTATCAAAGTATAGCCGTTGCTGGAACTCATGGGAAGACAACTACCAGCAGTTTAATCGGTTATATGTTGTTAGAATGCGGTTTAGATCCTACCGTCATTATAGGAGGAGAAGTTAATGCTTGGGAGGGTAATGCTCGTTTAGGGGAGAGTGCTTATTTAGTTGCGGAGGCAGATGAATCGGACGGATCTTTAGTTAAACATCATCCTCAATTTGGTATTATTACTAATATAGAATTAGATCATCCTGATCATTACGAGTCTTTAGAACAATTAGTCAATATTTTTCAGGAATTTTCTGCTCAATCTAATACTGTTATAGCTTGTATTGATTGCCCAGTGATCAAAGAAAATATTAACGCCACTCTCACTTATAGTTTAAACTCTGATAGTAACGCCAACTATATTGCTAAAAAATTAACTCACACTCCCTATGGAAGTCAGGCAGAAATTTGGGAAAATGGTCATTTATTAGGTGATATTTCCTTACTATTGTCAGGAGATCATAACATTAGTAATGCTTTAGCCACTATTGCTGTTGGACGTAAATTAGGATTAGACTTTAATATTATCGCCCAAGCCTTAAGCACATTTGAAGGTGCAAAAAGAAGATTTGAGCACAGAGGAACTTATCAAGGTGGTACATTAATTGATGATTATGCTCACCATCCTAGTGAAATTCGTTGTACATTACAAGCAGGAAGAGCAAGATTGCCTCAATATAACGCTAAAAGATTGGTAGCGATATTTCAACCTCATCGTTACAGTCGTACTGCCACTTTTTTGGAGGAATTTGCCCAATGTTTTGCAGAAGCAGATGTCGTAATTTTAACGGATATTTATAGTGCGGGGGAAACAAATACCACTGGTATAGACGGAAAGAAGGTTGCGGAAACACTTAAAAAATATCATCCCAAAGTGTATTATCATGATAATTTATCTACCATTACTGCATTTTTAGCAGATTTTTTAGAAACTCAAGATTTAACCTTGTTTTTAGGTGCTGGAAATCTTAATCAGACTATACCTCAACTGCTCAAACTAAATCATGAATCTTTGGCACAAGCCGCCTAA